The genomic stretch ACGCTGGTAAAGTTGCTTCTTCACTTCAGGGTTTTCCACCACCACTTCCAGCACCAGGTCGCACTGAGCGAAATCAGCATCGTTACTGCTGGCTTTCAGGAACGGCACCAGCTTGGCCATCTTGCCAGCATCGGGGCCTTTGATGGTCTTCTCAAAGCTCGCTTCTTCCAGTGCTTTCTTGATGCCCGCCCCCAGCGCTTCCGGCTTGGCATCGGTCTGAGTCACTGCCAGGTTCTTCTTGATGCTGGCGGCAGCAATGCCCGAACCCATGATGCCTGCACCAATGATGCCTACACTCTGTATTGGCTTGGGTTCGACCTTGGCCGAGATGCCCATGTCCTTCTTGTTCCGATCCATGATCAGGAATACATTCACCAGTGCCCGATTGACCGGTGAGCCAAACAACTCTGCAAATGCCTTCGCCTCCGATTCATACGCGGCGGCGGCATCCAGCCCCGCGCTCATCATCATGTGCTTCAGACACACCAGCGGGGCAGGGTAGTTACCCTTGGTCATCTGCTGGATGTAGGCGGTAGCGGTTGCACCCAGGAACGCCATCTCGGTCGGGTTGGTTTTGATCGGCTGGCTCCACTTCACCCGATCCTTCTTGAACTGTCCGCTCTTTTGTTCATCGCGAATCAGCTTGATAGCTGCAGGAATCAGGTTAGCTGAGGGCACCACATCGCTCGCCAGGTTCATCATCACCCCAGTCCGGCCATCAATATTCTCGCCGCCGGTGCACAGTTCAATCGCATTGGAAAGCCCGGCAATACGCGGCGAGCGAACCGTGCCACCCCATCCGGGGAATAGGCCGAGCTTCACTTCAGGGAAGCCAAACTGGGCCTTGGGCGAGTTGCCAAAGAGCCGACGGTCGCATTGCAATGCTAGTTCCGCACCACCGCCCAGACACAAGCCATCGATGGCAGCTACCGAAACATAGTTGCCTTGGTTCAGCGTTTCGAGCAATGCCCGGCCACTTTTGCTGAAATCAACAATCTCGTTCTTGGGCGCTTCAAACGACTTCACAAACTCGGTGATGTCCGCACCGGCAATGAAGATGCCCGGCTTGCCCGATGCAATGATCAACCCAGCCAGGTCGCTTCGCTTGTTCAAGGTTTCCAGATGCTGTTTCAGTTCAGCCAGGAACGGCCTGCTGAGCACGTTCGCCCCCTTGTTGGGCAGATCAAATGTCATCAAGGCAATATCGGGTTCAGGAAAAGTCAGCTTGATCGCTGCAGTCGTAGACATGGAGAGCACCTTAGAAGATAAGTCATGGAATAGTTTACAGAGGAATAAGCCGGTTTGCACGTGCTTTTCGTGTACTGATAACTGAACATGAAAAGTGTCATGTGAAAATGATCTGCAATCGGATAACAAAAAAAGCAACCGGAATGCCGGTTGCCTGTTCGTCTTTTATCAGACTGAATTATCGACGGAAAATACGCGACAGAAAACCACGTCGGCGTTCTGGCGCAGGCTGTTCCGTGGTCTGCGTGGTGGTCACCTTGGTTTCAGACTTCTCCACCTTGGGTTCGGAGTTGCCTGTCTGGGTGACTGGATTGGTTTCGGACTTGGTTTCTGACTTGGTCACCGTGGTGGATGGAGTCATCACCTGACGAAATCCGCGGACGCGGCCTCGACTGTCCACGACCGGTTCCATGGTCATGGTCTGAGTCTGGCCATTGACGATGGTAGTGGTGGTCATGGTGCCAGGCATCACGACGACTTCGCCACGGCGGGTCATTGAGCGGGTTGAACGGCTCATCGTCATGGGAGCCGGTGCTACCGTGGTGCCGGTCGTGGGGGCAGGAACTTTTTCCTGAGCAGCCAGCGGTGTCAACAGAGCACAGGCAGCCAGGCAAACGAGGGTGCGACGCATTTCAGAATCCTCCAGATGTCGCCAATCCATCAGTCACTCCATGAGGGCGACGCTCAATCGCGTGACATACTGGTGACATTTTAGGAGGATTGCAGAGAATTGGACATGCGCGGCACAGGAGCGATGAAGTGACAATATGCAATTATCCTGCGTCACAATTATTTACACAATTGAAGAAAGGCAACTGTTATCCAGTTGCCTTTTGAATTTGGTTAATAATTGACTTTAACAGTCTGCAGGCAGTTTCTTGCGACGCAGGCTATAACCGATCATACCTAGACTGCCAATACCCATCAGCACGATGCTGGAAGGTACGGGAACTGCAACTCCATCGCCAATGCGGATGTTATCGAATTGATGGAAATTAGGCGTCTGTTCCCATTGAACATTTACCAGGTTGGTGAAACCTACAAGATTAAAGGTCTGCAACGCAAATGTTCCCTGAACCGCAATGGTGACTGTCTGGGAAATAGTTCCACCACCGTCGAATTCACCTACAAACGTGACATCAACAGTGCCACTCGTAAAGTTGAGTTGGCAGAGATCGATAGACAGCAGATCAAATGCGCCCCCGCCTGTCTTCGTCAATCGAGTAATTCCCAAAACTGTATCGTTGAACATTGCAGTCGAACCGGGGTAGCGGAATTCGCCTGTGCCAAATGTTGCAAAGGGGAATGGAGATGAGAGGTTATCGAGGGTAAAACCATCCTCAGAATAAGTGAATCCCTGGCTGTGATAACCGCTGTCATTCACTTCCAACGACTGAAAATCAATAATGATATCGGCTCTGGCAGCGGTTAGGCCGAGCGCCAGCACACAAAGGGACAACAACATGTTTCGCAGCATAGCAGCAAACTCCTTAAAGTTGGGCGAATTTTTGAACCATGAAACAAACGCGATGGAATACGCGTAACGAGGAGCATTTAAACATTGCAAATTGTGAAAGTCAAATCAAATTCAACAAATCTGATTATTTAATGCCGTGCAATAATCAAACATTCTTATCAATAGCTTATGTAATCTGTTTACTCTATCATAACCGCTTCATTCCTTTTTCAGGTTGATCCGCATGGCCGATACGCCTGCCAGTGAAAATAAACTCTACTCATCACTCTTCAACCGCACTTTCATTGGTTTCTTAATTGCAGCGTTCCTGGCGGCGTTTAATGATCAGTGCATTCATGCCGCCGCCATGTTTTTTGCGATTCGTACGGAAACGTTGACACCAGGCCTGGCGATCAGCCTGATGCCGATTCTGTTCTTCTTGCCCTGGGCCATCTTCTGCACGCTTGCTGCCTATCTTTCCGACAAGCACAGCAAACGCAACATGATGATCATCTGGAAACTCAGCGAAGTGGTGATTGCCCTGGTGGCTCTTGCCGGTTTCTGGCTCGGTACGCACCCGCCGTTCCCTGGCGCTGAACATTACGGCGCCTGGGCGGTGCTGGCTTGCGTATTTCTCATGGGCAGTCATAGTGCGTTCTATGTTCCCAACAAGTATGGCGTGCTGCCTGAGATTTTCCCGACGCATTTGCTCGCCAAAGCCAACGGCCTGGTCGAATCTGCATCCTTCCTTGCGGTCATCCTCGGCACTGCCAGCGGTGGCATTCTATCCGATGAAATGTTCTTCAAAGGCAACGAAGTAGTCATCGGTTACTTTCTGGTAGGCACTTCGATTTTCGGCTCTCTATGCAGTCTGCTGATTTTACCCATGAAGCCTGCCAATCCGAATGCGAAGTTTCCGGGGTGGAATCCGCTCAAGCTGTACGCACCGCTGTGGGCTGATCTGAAAATGCTCTTCAGCCTAGCTTCCCGCCGGACTGCTCTTTGCAGCATTGCCTTCTTCACGTTTATGACCGTCTACATGCGTGGCGTGATGTACATGCATGGCGAATCGCAGAACCCCATCTGGTCGGAACTCAAGACCAGCATGGTAGTAGCCTCCGTAGCACTGGGCATCGGTATCGGCAGTCCGCTGGCAGGGTTCCTTTCCGGCGGCAAGCTTGAACTGGGCATGGTGACCATCGGCACGCTTGGCATGGCACTCTTCAGTGCCATCGGCGCAGCGTGTGTACTCATACATAGCACCGCCGGTGATGTAGGCTTGATCATTGGCTTGATTGCCATCGGCTTCTTCTCCGGCTTCTATGTACTGCCTATGTATACGATGCTGCAGTTCCGTGCTCCCAAAGGGGGCAAAGGAGCTACGATTGCAGCAAGCAATTTTCTTAATGTGACAGGCGCTATCCTCGCTTCGTTTCTGTTCTGGGCCTTGCAGACGGGCATGCATAGTGCTGGGCTGGCGCCAGAAGTGAAAGCCACCGATGTGGTGGTTGCCAAAGGTATCCTTACGAGGCTGGAACCGCCTGGCAGCATTGAAACCGAAGCGATTGAAATCAGCAGCGAGGGCGATGATCCTGCAGCGCGCAAAGTCATCTACAGCATCAGTGCCCAGCATGGTGCCAAGGAGGCTGCATTGCCTCCCGACTTTGTGGCAGGCAAACACGACGACCATGCTGCCCAGGCTGTCATTCATCGCGGCAAAGGCGTTACCGTCGGCGATGAGGTCAAGGTTTCCACCTATATCATCCACAGCAAGTCGACTGGCAAGGATGTCATCAATTACCATGTCCGGCTGGCTAGCAAGCCTGTTCCTACGGTCTACGACAATCAGAACCTGCCAGCCTATTTATTCATGGGTGGCACGCTGCTGTCTTTCATTGTGCTGGGCCTCTTGGTCTGGCAACTACCGGACCTGTTCGCTCGAACCAGCATCTGGCTGAAGTCACTGGGCCGTTATTCCATCTCGATCGTCAATTCCAAGTATCTGCCTGCCACTGGGCCCATCGTCATGGTAACCAATGCCACCACACCTCAACATCTGGGAGACATCCATGCCTGTTGCGACAGGCTGGTGATAACCCTGCAGGGACAGCAGGCAGATCTCGCAAAAGAATTGAAACAAGCCCAGAATGCTCTGCAGGCTGACCACCTGGTGCTGATGACTGAGAACGCACCAGCTTTAACGGACATACTCAGTGGGCTCGACGCTGCAATCCCGCAACTGCAGGTATTGCCGGTGACGTACCAGATTGCGCAGCACAAAGTGCAGGTCATTCTGCATGAACCTCTCCCCGCGAGCACCACCGTGAAGGACATTCAGTTGAAATTGATCAGTTAGCTATCGGAACGGATAAAACCAGATCGGCTGCGGGCGATTTCGAGGTGTTAGCAACTTGGTAGCTCGTTGCGGATTGCGCAAGTGCCATTCACCTCCTTCGCAATCGTGTATTTCCACACTTCCAACAATCACCCCACGAGGCAACGCATCGTATGCTTGATCGCGAATGCCATACTTCTTCATCCATGATGGAACGTCATCAACCGGAATACGACTGGCATAGATCAGCACCCTGCCACGTTTCGTGGTTGCCTGCGAACGGTATTCCACTTTCTTGATGCCTCGCAGAATCGCCTCCGCATGGGGCTGACGTATGCTCAAGGCAATCATGTCATAAGGATTCTCGGAAACATTTTCCCTCACGACATTCGATTGTAATTGCTGTTTAACATGGGGATGACAGACATAACGCTGCATAGCCTGCAATGCTTTCGCAATAATATCCCCATCGCCAGGCGGACAATACTTCTCCGTGTACTGCAACAGCTTGCGAGCAAAAGGCAGCGAACTGATCTCGCGGAAGCCTATGAAATTGGCACAGGCTGCTTTGAACTTTTGAAAGTCGGCACCTGTCAGTTCCACCGGTGGAGCCAGTTGCCAGCCTGTTCCTTCCAGTTGAATCACGCCACCCGGCTTGTTGAGACATCGACCTGTGGTGAACGTGCTCCAAAGATAATAGCGACGTGGGCTGCCCAGACCTGCAATCAGCATGACCTGCCCAACTGCCTGCTTTGCAGAGCGGACTTTGGTATGGATTTGCACCGTCTGTACTTCGGGCCGCCAAGTATGAGGCAACGTCCCCTGGGTCTCGCAATTGTGATATTGAAGATAGACCCGGGGGTTCATGGCGAATTACCTTAAGCCCACGATACGCCGGGCCTGTTCCATCGTGAGTTGAGCTTCATGACGTGCTTTCGCTGCACCCTGTTTCAATACCTGTTCAACATAGTCGAGATTGGCTGCCAATTCCTTGCGACGAGCCCGTGCTGGTGCAAAGTAGCCTTCAATCTTCTCCAGCAGCATCGTCTTGGAAGTGCCATACCCCATGCCACCTGCTAGATACTTGTCCGCCAGTTCCTGCTGTTCTGTTTCGCTCGCAAAGAGCTTGTAGAGTGCAAACACGTTGCAGGTATCCGGGTTCTTAGGCGCTTCCAGAGGCGTGCTGTCAGTGACAATGCTCATCACCGTCTTTTTCAGTGGCTTGCCTTCCGCAAAGATATCAATGGTATTCTGATAACTCTTGCTCATCTTCTTGCCATCAATGCCAGGCACTACTGCAGCAACATCCAGGCGGGCTTCAGGCAACGGGAACAGATCGGTCTGATACGTACTGTTGAAGGAACCAGCCATGTCGCGGGTCATTTCCAGATGCTGAACCTGATCCTGCCCGACCGGCACAAGGTTGGAACGGTATGCGAGAATATCAGCAGCCATCAGAATGGGGTACGTGAAAAGACCAACACTGGGCGAAATGCCTCGCGCCACCTTGTCCTTGTATGAATGTGCACGCTCTAACAATCCCATGCCTGCCACAGTGGAAAGAAACCAGGTTAGTTCGGTGACTTCAGGCACATCCGACTGTCGAAAGAAAGCAGCCTTGTTGGGATCGAGTCCCAGTGCCAGGTAATCGAGAGCCACATCACGCACATTGTCACGAAGCTGCTGCGGGTTCTGCAGCGTGGTCATGGCATGATAATCAGCAATGAAGTAGAAACTCTCGTTGGTATCCTGCAAAGCAATATGTTGGCGGATGGCGCCGAAGTAATTGCCCAGATGCAGCTTACCCGAAGGCTGCACGCCCGAAAGAACGCGTAATCGTTTGGAATTGGTGCTCATTCCAGCAGTATAGTACCTCGTGTTCTACTAGCTACTTAGTGACGTTGCTAGTTCCCTTCTACCCCTTGGGGAGAAGGGGTAGGGATGAGGGGTTTTATTCATGTTTAACCATGTTTGTTGACAACAGGGTTCAATACGATTTTATTCCCCTCACCCCCGGCCCCTCTCCCCAAGGGGGGAGAAGGGAGAACTTAGCTACTCGCTCCTTCTCGATACATCTGTCCCGTCTTCGAGCTTTCTGTTCAGGATTGACGACTCGTGGAACCCGTTGACAATGATGGTGTCTACGAAAAAGGAGCAAGTCATGTCGAGTAAGAAAGTAGTGGATATCGTTCGCAATGTCCCCCCACACTGGGTAGGCGATGGCTTTCCGGTACGCAGCCTGTTTTCCTATGCAGATCGCCCGGAGCGTACCGATCCGTTCCTGCTTTTTGACTATGCAGGCCCGGCACAATTTGAACCAGCCAAGAAACGGCGTGGCGTGGAAAAACATCCGCATCGTGGCTTCGAGACGGTGACCATTGTTTATCAGGGAGAGCTTTCCCATCGCGATTCAGGTGGCCATGCCGGGAACATTGGTCCAGGCGATGTGCAATGGATGACCGCTGCTTCAGGTGTGGTGCATGAAGAGTTCCACAGTGAACGATTCACGAGAATGGGGGGGCAGTTTGAAGTGGTGCAACTCTGGGTGAATCTGCCTGCCCGCGAGAAGATGAGCAAGCCCCGGTATCAGGAAATACTCGCTGCCCAGATTCCGACCGTGAAACTTCCAGCGGACAGCGGTGGCGTTCGAGTCATTGCTGGCGAATTGGAAGGCACCCGAGGCCCGGCAAAAACCGTTACGCCTGTCAACGTGTGGGATATGTTCCTGCACGCAGGCAGCACAGTTGAACTGCCGATTCCGAAAGGCCACTCCACCATGGTCGTGGTGCAGAAAGGCAGAGTCATGATCAGAGATGACACGCTGGTAGGTGTACAACTGGCGCATATGGATCGCGAAGGCGACAAGGTCAAACTGAATGCCGTGGTGAATTCGCAGCTAGTGGTACTGACCGGCGAGCCGCTCAATGAACCCATCGTAGGCCACGGCCCGTTTGTCATGAACAGCCGGGAAGAAATCAGCGAAGCCATCCGCGACTACCAGGCGGGGAAGATGGGGATGCTGCGATAACGACTTCTCCCCCGGAGATGCATTCTCCCCTGGAGATATTTTCTCCCTTCTCCCCTGGCGGGAGAGGGGCTGGGGGTGAGGGGGTTGCAATCGAATGCGCTCTCGCGGCCCTCGGCACGGGTCTTCCGACCCCGCTGATTTGGTTCAATTCAGACAGCCGAGAGCTCCCATTGCCGCGCCTTTCGTGCGAGTGCCTCTGCCAGTGTTGGCCAGTCGTGGAGTGTGGCCGGATCGAAATCGGCACCGTTTGGCCAAACCAGTGTGTGGACTTCAAGATCAATCTTCACTTGATTGAACAGGGCTAACTCCCGCAACGGGCCGTAAAGCTCGCCGAACAAAACCGGCTCAAAGTTGATCACCTGATCTGTCTGGTCATCAAATTGTACGTGCAAGGTATAAGGCGCTACCGTTTGGAACGACTTCACGCGGTAGATAGGATGCATCGACATCTTCATCACTCCAGAGGATCAATCGGCAAAGGCGATTGTCCCGCCTGCAATCGTGCCCAATCAGCGAGCAGTTCTTCCTGGTGAAGCTCTGCCCATGCCTCCACAAGACGGCGCTGGCGTCTCGGGAGTTCACCGGCGATCAATTCGACTGGATCGAGCCCAATGATTGCCACATCGTCTTGATAGTAAGCATGAAAATGTGGCAGGTGGTGTGGTACTCCAACCTCCATGTACATGCGAATGATGATGCCAAAAAAGCGACTGAGTTCCGGCATGGTGATATTCTATCGTCTGTGTACTCTATCTGCAATTCTTGATTCACGTGCCACTGGTCGCCTCACAGAGGAGACCTGCGAGCACCTCAGTTGGTTATCCAAAAATAGACAATGATCAGGCAAACGATCACACCGAGAATAAGCCACCAGGGTTTCCGGGAGACTGATGCATCTTCCTCCAAAATAAAGTGTTCGCAATACGGGCAACGTTGAGCGTCTTCGTGAATGTGCTTGCGACAATAGGGACAGGGTATCGTTGCTTCTTCATCGTCAGAGTAGTCACGCTCCTCGTCGTCATCCCAATCATCTTCAGCGACATGGCGAGGTATAAAGAACTCCACATTCACCATAATTGGACAATGAGTTACGTTTCGTTACTTGTCCTTCATGGGTGCCACCGTTTGCGTACTCGCTGACGGTGCGCGGCTTGCAATCAACGAAGCACCGTCACTGTGGCACTCGTGCGGTTCCGTATTGTTAAATATGTATAATTTTTAGTGACTATTTGAGATCTCCTATGACGATTGATCAGCTGAAGTTTCCTCTCATTTCAAGATTGCTCATTCGATCAAGTGATCTTGCACTTAAAGCAAAGCTCTTGATTGACAATGCACATAAGTTGCTAACCTTCTCGCCTTCAAGCTTTCCAAGTGGAACTGACCATACAGCTACTCATACTATTACGGTCGAACAAATTGCTGAAATGCTACTACCTGAGTCGCTAGTAGCCAAATTGACGGATGAAGAGTTGTTCTTTCTTGTCTTAGCATGCCACTACCATGATCTTGGAATGGTAGGCACTGTCGAAGCTGATCGTGATGAGGAAGGTCGTAAGCAAACGAGACATGCACATGCCTTAACAATTGGAGAGAGATTAAAAGAACACTGGCAAGTGCTTGGGTTTAGTACTCAAAGAGAAGCCGAGATTCTTGGTGAGGTATGTAGAGGCCACCGACCAAACAGATTGAAAGGCGTGGCAAATTGGGATGATCTCCATACTGAAATGATACTAGCCCCAGGAGTATCGATTAGAACGCGTCTTGTGGCCGGTCTTATTTACTGTTCAGATGAATTACATCTTGGTGGGGACAGAACTCCGAAGCTAATTGAGCAATACCGTGAAGTAACCCAGCCCGATGCTCTAAAGCATTGGAAAAGGCATGGGATGATTTCAGGTCCAAGTATACTTGGGGAAGGACGTTTCACATTTGACGTAGCGCCTAAGTCAGCTGTAGCCGAGGAAGACTTACGGGCCAATGTATTTGCAAAGGGCTTAAGCGCAAGACGAGATCTAGTTGGACTACTAAAGCAATCCAATATCACAATAGAGCCAAGAAAAGTTTATGTTAATTGGGATCGAACTGGAATTTGGAAGTCTTTAATCACAGTATGCTTGGCATCTTTTCCCAACCCAATTAGCGAAGATGAATTAGTAAACGCCGTCTTAGAAGAATGGAGCAAGCAAACTACCAAGTTCACGAATTTGATAGAACTTTGCCAAGAAGAGGAGCGAGACCAAACTTTGGACGTGAGACGCGCCATTAGTAAGGAAGTGACAAAGGGCAGTATCGATCAGAATTCCAAAGGCATAAGCCTATCTCTCCAAAAAAAGAACGCAGACAAGTTCTTTGAATTGATGCGTGAGATCGATAAGATTGATGAATTATTCGCTGGAAGGTACCGCATAGGGTGGGAAACTCGCTTATTTGAAAGTCCATTTGGAAGAGCATATGTAGAGAAGAATGTTCTCCCAGCAATCGAAAGAGTGTTTACCGTATCATTTGCTTACGAACCATCACTTAACGAAATAAGAACCATATTACGCTATTCGCCATCTGCTGTTAGAGTAGCAGAGGTTTATCAGCCAAGTACATCAACTGTTTGCAAAGAAGAATTATTAAGGTTGGCAGTGATCACTGGTGGCATGTATGACTTGTTCAACGACACTTCACGAATACTTGAGCCTGAATTTCGTAAAGCGATTTGGTCGACAGTAAAGGGCAATGACCAGTTAGAGACGTCGCTACGATGGGTCGAAGAAATGACATTAGTAGGGGCGTATGACCCTGAACAGATAGAAGGCTTGCTCATTCCTTCCAGCGCGGAACAAAGAGCAATGGAAACACCAAAATCGAGTAATGAGAAAACAACAATACATTTTACACAAACAATTCCCAATAAGGCCCCTGCGGCCGCAACACTAATGTCTTATTTGGTAGTTGCCAGTGGCCGTTCGGGAAAGCCTTTGACAATTGCTGCCGAGACAGATGGGGTACTTACTGCAGACATAAAAAGTGCCGAGACAGAAATTTCAGGGGGTAAGACCATACGATCAATACGATTTGCGCCGGAAAGGCCTAGAGTAGTCCCGTCTGTCACTTGCCCTGCGATCTTAGACTACGACGAGGCTTCGAACACAATCCGCTTCTTGCTGTATCCGCTTTCAGATCCAGTCGGCGATCAATGTCCGCTCTTACTGAAACTTCCAACGCCGAACAAGAATAATCCGATGACTATGGTGACATTTACATGGTCTCTGCGGTGGGACAGAATGCAAATTAAGCACCTAAAACAAATCGCATATCTCAATTCCATATCCAGAAGCAGAGCCTTCCGTATCGAATCAGTATTAGCGAGCGACGGTCGTACAATTGGAGTATCCAATGCGACTGGGCTTGAGGAGGGGTTATTTCCACTTCCTTCCTGGCTTTACCTACTCTTGGACGCACTTGAAGGACAAGATGAATCTCTTGCGATCCCAATATTCGTGATTCAGGAAGAACTACAGAAAGTTGCACTGCAAGATACTGCTCAAAAACTAGACTATTGGAAGGAATTTAGAAGCAGCAAGAAAATTTTGGGCACTGCAATCGTTCTTCAGTTCGCTACTTCGGCTGGCAAAGTCTATTTTGAAGAAACGCTTAAGACTCAACCAGGGAGATTATTTAGCGCGCCAAGAATTGATAGTCCAGATATTTCTCAAACTGAATTAGAGAAAAAATGGGATGAAGGAAAGGAGTTCTTTCAATTAACTTCTTATTACAATAAGGATATCTATGAATTAGGGGAAATACTCAGGAATTGGAGCACTGGTGATGGGGCGGATTTTCCGCTTCACTTTTCTTCATCCGGGTCGCCACCGCTATATGTCAAAAGCATGCTCTCAGTCACATTTCATCCCATTTGCAACACTGAGTGGGACGACATCCAACGAGTTGTTTTCCTTCTTAGACCAGTGAACGAGCCTGAAGGGTACTCAATGGAAGCGACGTACTGGGAATCGAAGGGGGATAAGAAGCGAGCTGAGCTGGCTCGTGAAATTGCCGATAGGAAAGCAAAGTTTGAAAAAGAGGTTGACGAGAAGCCCCAAGGTGTAGAGTGATTTTGACCTAATTGTTACCCTTGAATCCCCCCTGGTTCCCCCTATCATACCCTCACTTCACATCCTCTCGGCTGCTTCGTTTGCCATTGGTGTGCTGCCAGGTCCAATGGCTTTTCGTTGAACGCACTGTGTGTTCCTTCAATTGGTCCTGGGTATATATCCCCACGGGACTGTTATGACTTTTACTGAACTCGGCCTAGCCGAGCCCATCCTTCGCGCTGTTACGAAGGAAGGCTACACCGTTCCTACGCCCATCCAGGCGCAGACGATTCCCCATTTACTCGAAGGCAAAGATGTCCTGGGCAATGCCCCCACGGGCACCGGCAAGACCGCCGCCTTCGCTCTGCCCATTCTTCATCGACTGAGCAAAGGCAAACGACCCGAAACCGGGCCACGACCGACTCGTTGCGTCATCCTGTCGCCTACTCGCGAACTCGCTGTACAGATCGACGAAGCATTCTATTCCTATGGCCACTACACCTCGCTGCGCGGCGCGGTGATCTACGGCGGCGTGGGCTATCAGCCCCAGATCATGTCGC from Planctomycetia bacterium encodes the following:
- a CDS encoding HD domain-containing protein, which translates into the protein MTIDQLKFPLISRLLIRSSDLALKAKLLIDNAHKLLTFSPSSFPSGTDHTATHTITVEQIAEMLLPESLVAKLTDEELFFLVLACHYHDLGMVGTVEADRDEEGRKQTRHAHALTIGERLKEHWQVLGFSTQREAEILGEVCRGHRPNRLKGVANWDDLHTEMILAPGVSIRTRLVAGLIYCSDELHLGGDRTPKLIEQYREVTQPDALKHWKRHGMISGPSILGEGRFTFDVAPKSAVAEEDLRANVFAKGLSARRDLVGLLKQSNITIEPRKVYVNWDRTGIWKSLITVCLASFPNPISEDELVNAVLEEWSKQTTKFTNLIELCQEEERDQTLDVRRAISKEVTKGSIDQNSKGISLSLQKKNADKFFELMREIDKIDELFAGRYRIGWETRLFESPFGRAYVEKNVLPAIERVFTVSFAYEPSLNEIRTILRYSPSAVRVAEVYQPSTSTVCKEELLRLAVITGGMYDLFNDTSRILEPEFRKAIWSTVKGNDQLETSLRWVEEMTLVGAYDPEQIEGLLIPSSAEQRAMETPKSSNEKTTIHFTQTIPNKAPAAATLMSYLVVASGRSGKPLTIAAETDGVLTADIKSAETEISGGKTIRSIRFAPERPRVVPSVTCPAILDYDEASNTIRFLLYPLSDPVGDQCPLLLKLPTPNKNNPMTMVTFTWSLRWDRMQIKHLKQIAYLNSISRSRAFRIESVLASDGRTIGVSNATGLEEGLFPLPSWLYLLLDALEGQDESLAIPIFVIQEELQKVALQDTAQKLDYWKEFRSSKKILGTAIVLQFATSAGKVYFEETLKTQPGRLFSAPRIDSPDISQTELEKKWDEGKEFFQLTSYYNKDIYELGEILRNWSTGDGADFPLHFSSSGSPPLYVKSMLSVTFHPICNTEWDDIQRVVFLLRPVNEPEGYSMEATYWESKGDKKRAELAREIADRKAKFEKEVDEKPQGVE